GAGTAAACCTTTCTGGGCTGGATTCAGGCCCCCGCAGGGAACTGGGCAGCAGCTTTACTCAGTGTTTCCCCCCTGGGCTGTGTAGGACCGACTTTGTGACCTCCAGAAGTTTTACAAATGCAGGCAAGTTTCaccatgttttcattttcagaggaaaatatcTCCCCAAATATAAAACTGAGAGGTCTGATTATTTCatgctgaaatgttttggatTTCCCGTTTGAAATTAGTGTTTCTATTTATCcaatacttttttgtttttctttctgcccaATCAAAATTTCccattgcttttttccccatagaaTTGATCACAGTGTTCTAGTTGGATTTTAGGGATAAAATAAGTTCTGGtccagaacattttttttaaaaaaggcagttACTGAGGAACCTTGGGAAGATGAAACTTTGGTTCCTGGGTTACTTCTGAAAAGGTTCTATTcatgcacatacatgcacagAATTTCCCTGATTTAACAGAAGACCTTTTTGGATCCAGCAAGACTGAAATCTAAcataaataagaatattttcaagatGATTGCTTGAAAACATAAGCATCAATTAGTTATCTCAGTCTGGTTAAATAGCAGTGTGGGCAGATGATTACAAATGATTGTGTTGCTGCCACTTACTGCCTTATCACCCCGCACCAAAAATCCCTTTGGTTTTCCAGAAACCTTATGACCTTGGTCTTTCTCTTAGATCCCAGTCCAGGGAAGCACCTAAACACATGCCGACACAAACATCCCCAGATGCTGAAAATAACATGGGTGCTTAACAGACTTTTGAGTTAAACCCAGAACAGgagcaacctttttttttccatgttcatGTGGAACAGCAGCACCAGGAAGGCAGTGGGGTATTAAACTCTGACACGTTGTAGGAAAGAACCAGGAACCCACAAACACGATGAACTGAAAGAGGCTTTTGACCAACCCCGTGACAGAGCGTTCTGGGATGTGTGTGCTAGACCCATGCTTGTTTGCAGCCATGCCATCAGCTGGACGTCACCTGCCTATCTCCAGACtaccagccctgctctgccctaaCCCCTTCCATGGCCCAGTTCTTTGAACCCTCCTGGAGGAGACTGACTTGGGTATGGGGAATTTCACTGCCAGGCTTTTTGCTCAGCCCTTGATTGCAGGGGCAAAACAGCCTGTATTGAGAGCCAACTCCCCCCACCCGTTCCCCACCAACTCACAGTACAGCCCACGCagtcagggacaggggacaacCATGAGTCCGCCCACAGCTCCCGCCACAGACCTGCTAATTACACTTGTCTCAAGATTAGTCAGAAGGAATCTATTCCCTCCaagctgggctgcagagctaagttgggcagcagctgccactgcCTCCTCATCCCAGCCTATGCCAAGCGAGCAGTCTCATTACACAGTGCTGGATCTCTCTGGCATGTACACAACCTCCTCAAGGCAGTGGGTGGGCATTAGCTTTGCCTCATTAGCATGGTTGTGGTttgggctgcagccctgctggcaTGCAGGTTCATTCAGAAGGGGGTTTGCAGCCTCCTTTAAGATTTTGCAGAGGGGAGAAGCTGAGAGTGACTGAGGAGGTTGAGCACATCGACTCCACAGCAGAGGGGGAgagccccagtgccccccagtccccataCTCAGCTCCTGTGTCTCGGGAAGCTATGTGCAATCTTCCCCCAGGGACTTCACCTCCAGCCTAGCAGAGCAACTTTAAGGTGATGGACCCAGAACCAACCTTCCTGTTCCCACCATCTCCTTTCCTCTGGCTTTACTCCAGGTCTCCACTCTCCCTGCTTCAGAGACCCTGGAAGCCAGCACTCCCATCTCTGGCTTTTTCCCTACCTTCAGCTTGCTGATGCCAAAGCTGTTTTTTAATCACCTGCTGGAGTCCCCCAGAAGAGCCTTGTGAGCTGGAGAAGAGCTATGAAGAGCAGAAGAACCATGGAGCTTTATAGCTAACCAGTGGCCCTCCTGTAatctcctgcctgcacctcccaCCTGAAGactcagccccctcccctcagACATCCCATACATCTGTCCCCTACTGTGCCTCTGCTCCACTTggctcttctccttcctctcatCTCCAAGGCAGTTTCTGGCATTCCTGCCCGGGGACTGGCATTTGTTGGGTTGACTGCTCTGCAGGCAATGGATGAATTGCACCATTTCTTCCTTCACTGGGCCTCAGCCAACTGTTGCCAGCCCACACTTTCTGCTAAGTTTCTTGGGATAGCTAGTGCCCCTGAAACTACCATACTGAACACAAGACCTGGAGCTGGGCCAATGCCCCTGCTCTGAGTTTGCTTCTTCTACGCCAAGAAGCAGAGCAAGCCCCTTCTCTTGCCTGCATTTTGGATCCAGAAcctatttctgttaaaaatcacCCACTCCCTGCCCAGACTGTTCTGCGCTGGAGCGGTGGCTCCCGCACTGCGTTGCTGCCCTCTCCTGGACTCTCCAACAGCCGCTGGGCTCAGGAAAGTTTCAGCTACAGATGCTAATCTCTTCTTTGAGGCCACGAAGGTGGGAATCCTTCCCGAAGCCCTGTGTCCCTCGCATGGCAAGGCCTGgctctgaaaatgaagagatttGAGGCTGAGCTTTCTCCTGCCCTGTCCTATATAACCTTGACCCCAGCAAATGCTCTGGCTTAAGCTCTTCCCAGGGGCTGCTTTTTCAGGGGTGTACAAAAAAGTGGTATAGGAAAGAAACTGAGTCATTCCTTAGTGCAAGACTGGCAGGGAGTGATGCCTTCCACAACTAAAGACAAACACTTGGTTCAACCTGTATGATAGGTCCCCTCCTTGTAACCCCCAAGTCCTGCTGTGTCTGGAGCATCCACTGTTGCAGAGAGACGCAAATAGAAACCAATCTTTATTAGCAAAAGGACTGGTTGTAGTCAGAGCTATTTGGGAAGAAAAGttcagagaggagaagagaagggtaTCCCTCTTCTCCGTTGCTGGATATTTCAGCCAGTGTGAGGTGGTTGGGGACACAAACAAAATGGACTGGAGGGATGCTGTCCCTCAATGTTGTTGTGAACATGGAGGGAATCTCAAAAAGTGTCCTTTCTGTCCGCCAGTGTCAGCACAGGAGTTGTCTCATCAGTCACAGTAGCAAGGTTCGAGGTCACAGCAGGGGATAGTGCTCCCTGTGTGTGCTCCTCATCACTCCCCTGAGATGTGCTGGTGTCCAGATgactggtgtcactggcaggTCCAGCATCAGGGCCAGCCCTGGGGCCCTGCCTGGGGATCCTGAAGAAACTGGTCACCGTCTCCATCCTCATGGTGCTTCCTGTCATCTTGGAAGCCCTTGGAGATGACACCTGGTACTCTTGATAGAACCAGTAACAAGAGCTGCTATGGAGAGACAGAAGCCCGTAGTGAAAACTGGGAACTTAGTGCCAGGAACCAGCACCAGAGCCCTGCAGCCACCCGGCACCAGCCCTCAGGGCCAGGATTCCCCAGGGCCATACCCAACCATGCCCTATATGGCTGTGTAAGCTATTGCCAAGGATTATCCCAGCTGTTGGTGACTGCACCCTTATTCTGGCATGCCACCTCCTGCTGGTGTCACAGTGATGGGCTCAGGTTTTCCTTTATCTCCTGTTCCAAGGAGGAATGTAGAGCTGGGGCACTCAACACCAAATATCTGCCCCCAAAATATCCCATGTTGGGAGAAGGAGCTCAGACTTAGAGGATGAAGAGAAAATTGATGGCTAGTAATGCTGGCAAGATGATAAGAAGGAGGACTGGGATCCTGTGCACGACGGAGACAGCTGAGGGGAGAGAAATAGGTGGCACTGACTCCCTTTGAGTCAGTCCCTTTGCTAAAGGCCCTGGAGATAATCCTGATGCTAAttctccccagccccagagaCAGGCAGGGATGTTGGGACCGACATTACTCCTAGCAGTGAGGTTGCCAGAGCTCAAGGCAAGTTGGGGACACCAaggtggagagagagaaatcagatTGTTCAGCATTGGTCTGGTGTGAGGAGCAGTGAGGGAGCTATGATCTCTTCAGGGATGGTGATGGAAGAAACAAGAGCTACCGGTTTCCAAAGGGACCTCCAAGGGCTGTAGAAGTTCCCATGGCCAACATATTTGGCGCAGCTGGTCTGGGGTCCCACTGTAGTGTCTGCCCTCAGTTCAgagtcccccagtcccctccctgccctccttcaGTAGCAGATGATCTCTGTACCCTGCTTGGTCCTTTCCTTCTTGACACAGTCTGTCATGTAGCTGGCACCTGGCACCCTGGTGATCATGCCGTCCTTGCAGGGAGTGCAAAATGCCACCCCGTAGGTCAGGCTGTAGGTCCCAACAGGGCACGGGGAGCACTGGCTGTTCTTAGGAGGGCTGAACATCCCTGGTGGGCATACAGCTGAGGAAAGGAGATGTAGAAAGGCCTTTCTGAGCAATGGCACTGGCTGCTTGATAAAGTTGTGTTCAACAAAGAGTCAGGGAAACTGAGCCCTGATGCTTAAGGGCTCAGAATTACCCTGTCCACTACATTCCCTGGGCTGGGTGTGCATGGGGAGAACAGCAAGGACCTGGAAACATGGAGTTGTGCAtggggaggaaaagagacaaCCGGGGGGAAAGAAGACGGGGAACCAAAGGGCTGTGCACTCTTGGCTTACTGCAGCAGTCGAGACATCTTTGCAGCTGCTTGGTCTGCCCGTAGCCCCCGTTGCACTGCTTGGTCTTTAAGAAGCCAACAAACTCGTTGGTGAAGTTGATGCTGGGAATATCAGCCCCAGTGACATGGAAGGACTTGTGCTCCTTGAAGAACCTGGTAAGGGCGAGCTGGacctggggagggcagagcaggcagagatCAGTAGGCCAATGTTAGGGTCCAAGAGGGAAGCGGAGACCTTGTTGCACAGAAAATGTCCTCCCAGTGCCATAGTGTGGGAACTGTGGGGTGTGAGCCAAGGGGGACAGGCACTGCACACCAGCCTGAGCGGGAGCTCTCGCTGGGCCCCAGGGAGACTGAGCAAACCCTCAGGGGTGCTCCTCTTAAttccagcactgctgaagaTACCTGGGCCTGGAGAGCGTGTCCTGGTTCTACGCAGCCCCCATGCCATGCTCCCTCCTTTGCTGGTATGCTGGCCCCAGGGCTTACCTGCCCGAGGTTGTGCTGGACTGTTTTGCGGTAGCAGTCTGTGACCGTCTCCGTGTCCTGGGAGTTGCAGCGTTCGTCCCAGTGGGGCCCAAAGAGGGACACTAGAGCACGGAGAGTCATCGGTGCAGctcaggcagccccagctccagcaggagATGGGCAAAACCCTGAACAAATCTAGCCATTAGACACCACTGTCTTCCAAGAGCCCCTAATTTCACTACACCCCCTTCAGCCCTGTGctgcctccctcttccccctgcaAGCACGAACTGCGATGCCTGAACTCCTCTCACTCCACCCCACTGCCTCCATTGTCCCCTGGGCACTCTGCTGTGGTGCTTCTGCCTGGGGCTCTACCTTCTAGCTGTACTCGGATGATGAACTCATCCGAAGGGTTGTTGAGCgaggggaagcagaaggaggcAGTGAGCTGGAGTTTGCAGTGCTGCTCGATCTCCAGCTGTCTCAGCTTATCCTGTAGACCCCACAGGAACCTTTTGGTCCACCCATCCTCACAGAGCTTGCTGTGGAAGAGCAGCACGGTGTCCAAGCCTCTGAGCACATGGTAGCCTGTGGGAGAAAACCCTGAAAGGTGCCTGGTTCTTCCCCCTTGCCAAGAAAGAGCTCCCTCATCCAGAGAGCTGAGTATGGTCCCACCCCTCCTCTCACCCCATGGCCTCTCCACCCTTCCTGCCCTTGTTGGGTTGCCCCCGGCTTATTAGCATGGTGCTGGACTCACCAAAGATGCTGTAGTGAAACGTTTGGGACACAGGGACCCCGTGCTTCCTGTAGGAGATGGTGCAGGAGTACTTCCCACTGTCACCTGCTTGGAAGTGTTGGAAGAGGAGATGTCCCTCTTTGGTGACTGAGAACAACTTGCGGGCTAGTGCAGGAGACAGAGAAGTTGACAGTGATCACCAGGAGCTGGCTGTCCTGTGCTAAGCTGGCCCAGTTCCTGGGTGGCTGTGTCATGCTCTCCTGGACCGCCCCAGATTTGGTCTCCTTTTAAACCACTGCTGAGACTCTACAAGGACTCCCAAagctgctcttccccttccttctctgaTAAGTTAatgagggagagggaagaagaaattaagaaaccCAGTGCCCTCTCCTCTGCCAGAAATGTC
The DNA window shown above is from Ciconia boyciana chromosome 22, ASM3463844v1, whole genome shotgun sequence and carries:
- the LOC140662631 gene encoding zona pellucida-binding protein 2-like produces the protein MGILTLVLCSCSGLVFIHMESSLYSLPCSPMEMEVADPTYRWAQDRAARKLFSVTKEGHLLFQHFQAGDSGKYSCTISYRKHGVPVSQTFHYSIFGYHVLRGLDTVLLFHSKLCEDGWTKRFLWGLQDKLRQLEIEQHCKLQLTASFCFPSLNNPSDEFIIRVQLEVSLFGPHWDERCNSQDTETVTDCYRKTVQHNLGQVQLALTRFFKEHKSFHVTGADIPSINFTNEFVGFLKTKQCNGGYGQTKQLQRCLDCCRMFSPPKNSQCSPCPVGTYSLTYGVAFCTPCKDGMITRVPGASYMTDCVKKERTKQGTEIICY